A genomic window from Triticum urartu cultivar G1812 chromosome 7, Tu2.1, whole genome shotgun sequence includes:
- the LOC125525876 gene encoding beta-galactosidase 11-like isoform X1, with amino-acid sequence MSLLHVRLAAAAIAVVALVAGGDAYQLTKPGTVISYDRRSLMVDGQRDIFFSGSIHYPRSPFHEWPDLIARAKEGGLNVIESYVFWNVHEPEMGVYNFEGRYDMIKFFKLIQEHEMYAMVRIGPFVQAEWNHGGLPYWLREVPDIIFRTDNEPFKKLMQKFVTLVVNKLKEAKLFASQGGPIILAQIENEYQHMEAAFKENGTRYIEWAAKMAISTDIGVPWIMCKQTKAPADVIPTCNGRHCGDTWPGPVDKNKPLLWTENWTAQYRVFGDPPSQRSAEDIAFAVARFFSVGGSMVNYYMYHGGTNFGRTGASFVMPRYYDEAPLDEFGKAETDESSQTLNMLNYVDSWMNVLVGPGMFKEPKWGHLKDLHHALRLCKNALLFGTPSTQPLGKLYEARVFEIPEQKVCVAFLSNHNTKEDGTVTFRGQKYFVPRRSVSILGDCKTVVFSTQYVNAQHNQRTFHFTDQTVQNNVWEMYTEGDQVPTYKFSTDRSEKPLEAYNMTKDKTDYLWYTTSFLLDPEDLPSRLDIKPVLEASSHGHAMVAFVNKKLVGCGHGTKMNKAFSLEKPIDVKVGINHISILSSTLGLQDSGSYLERRQAGVHSVTIQGLNTGTLDLTSNGWGHIVGLDGERKQAFTEKGGEVQWQPAVFDKPLTWYRRRFDMPSGEDPVVIDMNPMGKGILFVNGEGLGRYWSSYKHALGRPSQYLYHVPRCFLKPTGNVLTIFEEEGGRPDAIMILTVKRDNICSFISETNPGHVRSWETKDSQLTMVADDLKPRAVLTCPEKKMIQQVVFASYGNPLGICGNYTFGNCHTPKAKEIVEKACVGKRSCVLAVSHEVYGGDLNCPGTTATLAVQAKCSKRQRTAEQ; translated from the exons ATGTCCCTCCTCCACGTCCGGCTCGCCGCCGCGGCGATCGCCGTCGTCGCGCTCGTGGCCGGCGGGGACGCCTACCAGCTCACCAAACCAGGCACCGTCATCTCGTACGACCGCCGCTCGCTCATGGTGGACGGACAGAGGGACATCTTCTTCTCCGGCTCCATCCACTATCCACGCAGCCCTTTCCACGAGTGGCCCGACCTCATCGCCAGGGCCAAGGAAGGCGGCCTCAACGTCATCGAGTCCTACGTCTTCTGGAACGTCCATGAACCCGAGATGGGCGTG TACAACTTCGAGGGGAGGTACGACATGATCAAGTTCTTCAAGCTGATCCAGGAGCATGAGATGTACGCCATGGTCCGTATCGGGCCCTTTGTCCAGGCGGAGTGGAACCATGG AGGGCTGCCTTACTGGCTCCGGGAGGTCCCCGACATCATATTCCGCACAGACAATGAGCCTTTCAAG AAGCTCATGCAGAAGTTTGTCACTCTCGTAGTGAACAAGCTCAAGGAGGCCAAGCTCTTCGCATCACAAGGAGGCCCTATCATTCTAGCGCAG ATCGAGAATGAGTACCAGCACATGGAAGCGGCGTTCAAAGAAAACGGCACCAGGTACATCGAATGGGCAGCTAAGATGGCCATCAGCACCGACATCGGGGTGCCATGGATCATGTGCAAGCAGACTAAAGCTCCAGCGGACGTG ATTCCTACCTGCAACGGTAGGCACTGCGGAGATACATGGCCAGGTCCAGTTGACAAGAACAAACCCCTGTTATGGACCGAGAACTGGACTGCTCA ATACAGAGTATTCGGTGATCCTCCGTCTCAGAGATCTGCCGAGGACATTGCGTTTGCCGTGGCGCGGTTCTTCTCGGTGGGGGGCAGCATGGTGAACTACTACATG TACCACGGAGGAACAAACTTTGGAAGAACGGGTGCCTCTTTCGTGATGCCGAGATACTACGACGAGGCGCCTCTGGACGAATTCGGTAAAGCAGAGACAGATGAATCCTCTCAAACTCTGAATATGCTTAACTATGTTGATTCATGGATGAACGTTTTGGTTGGTCCAGGAATGTTCAAAGAGCCCAAGTGGGGCCATCTGAAGGACCTGCACCATGCTTTGAGGTTGTGCAAGAACGCTCTCCTCTTTGGGACCCCCTCCACGCAGCCATTGGGCAAACTCTACGAG GCGCGGGTGTTCGAGATCCCGGAGCAGAAGGTGTGCGTGGCGTTCCTGTCCAACCACAACACCAAGGAGGACGGGACGGTGACGTTCCGCGGGCAGAAGTACTTCGTGCCCCGGCGGTCTGTCAGCATCCTGGGCGACTGCAAGACGGTGGTGTTCAGCACGCAATACGTGAACGCGCAGCACAACCAGCGCACCTTCCACTTCACGGACCAGACGGTGCAGAACAATGTGTGGGAGATGTACACGGAGGGGGACCAGGTGCCCACCTACAAGTTCAGCACCGACCGGAGCGAGAAGCCCCTCGAGGCCTACAACATGACCAAGGACAAGACCGACTACCTCTGGTACACAACCAG CTTCCTGCTGGACCCTGAGGACCTGCCGTCCAGGCTAGACATCAAGCCGGTGCTGGAGGCGAGCAGCCATGGGCACGCCATGGTGGCGTTCGTCAACAAGAAGTTAGTCGGCTGCGGCCATGGCACAAAGATGAACAAGGCCTTCAGCCTGGAGAAGCCCATCGATGTCAAGGTCGGCATCAACCACATCTCCATCCTGTCCAGCACGCTGGGGTTGCAGGACAGCGGGTCCTACCTGGAGCGCCGGCAGGCCGGCGTGCACTCGGTCACCATCCAGGGCCTCAACACGGGGACGCTGGACCTCACCAGCAACGGGTGGGGTCACATCGTGGGCCTGGACGGCGAGCGCAAGCAGGCTTTCACGGAAAAGGGCGGCGAGGTGCAGTGGCAACCCGCGGTGTTCGACAAGCCGCTCACGTGGTACCGGCGGCGCTTCGACATGCCCAGCGGGGAGGACCCCGTGGTGATCGACATGAACCCGATGGGCAAGGGCATCCTGTTCGTCAACGGCGAAGGGCTGGGGCGATACTGGAGCTCGTACAAGCACGCGCTGGGGCGGCCGTCGCAGTACCTGTACCACGTGCCGCGGTGCTTCCTGAAGCCGACGGGGAACGTGCTGACCATCTTCGAGGAGGAAGGCGGGCGGCCGGACGCCATCATGATCCTGACGGTGAAGCGCGACAACATCTGCAGCTTCATCTCGGAGACCAACCCCGGGCACGTGCGGTCGTGGGAGACCAAGGACAGCCAGCTGACGATGGTGGCGGACGACCTGAAGCCGCGGGCGGTGCTGACGTGCCCGGAGAAGAAGATGATCCAGCAGGTGGTGTTCGCCAGCTACGGGAACCCGCTGGGGATCTGCGGCAACTACACGTTTGGCAACTGCCACACGCCCAAGGCCAAGGAGATTGTGGAGAAGGCGTGCGTGGGGAAGAGGAGCTGCGTGCTGGCCGTGTCGCACGAGGTGTACGGCGGGGACCTCAACTGCCCGGGCACCACGGCCACGCTGGCCGTGCAGGCAAAGTGCTCCAAGAGGCAGAGGACCGCCGAGCAATAA
- the LOC125525876 gene encoding beta-galactosidase 11-like isoform X2, producing the protein MSLLHVRLAAAAIAVVALVAGGDAYQLTKPGTVISYDRRSLMVDGQRDIFFSGSIHYPRSPFHEWPDLIARAKEGGLNVIESYVFWNVHEPEMGVYNFEGRYDMIKFFKLIQEHEMYAMVRIGPFVQAEWNHGGLPYWLREVPDIIFRTDNEPFKKLMQKFVTLVVNKLKEAKLFASQGGPIILAQIENEYQHMEAAFKENGTRYIEWAAKMAISTDIGVPWIMCKQTKAPADVIPTCNGRHCGDTWPGPVDKNKPLLWTENWTAQYRVFGDPPSQRSAEDIAFAVARFFSVGGSMVNYYMYHGGTNFGRTGASFVMPRYYDEAPLDEFGMFKEPKWGHLKDLHHALRLCKNALLFGTPSTQPLGKLYEARVFEIPEQKVCVAFLSNHNTKEDGTVTFRGQKYFVPRRSVSILGDCKTVVFSTQYVNAQHNQRTFHFTDQTVQNNVWEMYTEGDQVPTYKFSTDRSEKPLEAYNMTKDKTDYLWYTTSFLLDPEDLPSRLDIKPVLEASSHGHAMVAFVNKKLVGCGHGTKMNKAFSLEKPIDVKVGINHISILSSTLGLQDSGSYLERRQAGVHSVTIQGLNTGTLDLTSNGWGHIVGLDGERKQAFTEKGGEVQWQPAVFDKPLTWYRRRFDMPSGEDPVVIDMNPMGKGILFVNGEGLGRYWSSYKHALGRPSQYLYHVPRCFLKPTGNVLTIFEEEGGRPDAIMILTVKRDNICSFISETNPGHVRSWETKDSQLTMVADDLKPRAVLTCPEKKMIQQVVFASYGNPLGICGNYTFGNCHTPKAKEIVEKACVGKRSCVLAVSHEVYGGDLNCPGTTATLAVQAKCSKRQRTAEQ; encoded by the exons ATGTCCCTCCTCCACGTCCGGCTCGCCGCCGCGGCGATCGCCGTCGTCGCGCTCGTGGCCGGCGGGGACGCCTACCAGCTCACCAAACCAGGCACCGTCATCTCGTACGACCGCCGCTCGCTCATGGTGGACGGACAGAGGGACATCTTCTTCTCCGGCTCCATCCACTATCCACGCAGCCCTTTCCACGAGTGGCCCGACCTCATCGCCAGGGCCAAGGAAGGCGGCCTCAACGTCATCGAGTCCTACGTCTTCTGGAACGTCCATGAACCCGAGATGGGCGTG TACAACTTCGAGGGGAGGTACGACATGATCAAGTTCTTCAAGCTGATCCAGGAGCATGAGATGTACGCCATGGTCCGTATCGGGCCCTTTGTCCAGGCGGAGTGGAACCATGG AGGGCTGCCTTACTGGCTCCGGGAGGTCCCCGACATCATATTCCGCACAGACAATGAGCCTTTCAAG AAGCTCATGCAGAAGTTTGTCACTCTCGTAGTGAACAAGCTCAAGGAGGCCAAGCTCTTCGCATCACAAGGAGGCCCTATCATTCTAGCGCAG ATCGAGAATGAGTACCAGCACATGGAAGCGGCGTTCAAAGAAAACGGCACCAGGTACATCGAATGGGCAGCTAAGATGGCCATCAGCACCGACATCGGGGTGCCATGGATCATGTGCAAGCAGACTAAAGCTCCAGCGGACGTG ATTCCTACCTGCAACGGTAGGCACTGCGGAGATACATGGCCAGGTCCAGTTGACAAGAACAAACCCCTGTTATGGACCGAGAACTGGACTGCTCA ATACAGAGTATTCGGTGATCCTCCGTCTCAGAGATCTGCCGAGGACATTGCGTTTGCCGTGGCGCGGTTCTTCTCGGTGGGGGGCAGCATGGTGAACTACTACATG TACCACGGAGGAACAAACTTTGGAAGAACGGGTGCCTCTTTCGTGATGCCGAGATACTACGACGAGGCGCCTCTGGACGAATTCG GAATGTTCAAAGAGCCCAAGTGGGGCCATCTGAAGGACCTGCACCATGCTTTGAGGTTGTGCAAGAACGCTCTCCTCTTTGGGACCCCCTCCACGCAGCCATTGGGCAAACTCTACGAG GCGCGGGTGTTCGAGATCCCGGAGCAGAAGGTGTGCGTGGCGTTCCTGTCCAACCACAACACCAAGGAGGACGGGACGGTGACGTTCCGCGGGCAGAAGTACTTCGTGCCCCGGCGGTCTGTCAGCATCCTGGGCGACTGCAAGACGGTGGTGTTCAGCACGCAATACGTGAACGCGCAGCACAACCAGCGCACCTTCCACTTCACGGACCAGACGGTGCAGAACAATGTGTGGGAGATGTACACGGAGGGGGACCAGGTGCCCACCTACAAGTTCAGCACCGACCGGAGCGAGAAGCCCCTCGAGGCCTACAACATGACCAAGGACAAGACCGACTACCTCTGGTACACAACCAG CTTCCTGCTGGACCCTGAGGACCTGCCGTCCAGGCTAGACATCAAGCCGGTGCTGGAGGCGAGCAGCCATGGGCACGCCATGGTGGCGTTCGTCAACAAGAAGTTAGTCGGCTGCGGCCATGGCACAAAGATGAACAAGGCCTTCAGCCTGGAGAAGCCCATCGATGTCAAGGTCGGCATCAACCACATCTCCATCCTGTCCAGCACGCTGGGGTTGCAGGACAGCGGGTCCTACCTGGAGCGCCGGCAGGCCGGCGTGCACTCGGTCACCATCCAGGGCCTCAACACGGGGACGCTGGACCTCACCAGCAACGGGTGGGGTCACATCGTGGGCCTGGACGGCGAGCGCAAGCAGGCTTTCACGGAAAAGGGCGGCGAGGTGCAGTGGCAACCCGCGGTGTTCGACAAGCCGCTCACGTGGTACCGGCGGCGCTTCGACATGCCCAGCGGGGAGGACCCCGTGGTGATCGACATGAACCCGATGGGCAAGGGCATCCTGTTCGTCAACGGCGAAGGGCTGGGGCGATACTGGAGCTCGTACAAGCACGCGCTGGGGCGGCCGTCGCAGTACCTGTACCACGTGCCGCGGTGCTTCCTGAAGCCGACGGGGAACGTGCTGACCATCTTCGAGGAGGAAGGCGGGCGGCCGGACGCCATCATGATCCTGACGGTGAAGCGCGACAACATCTGCAGCTTCATCTCGGAGACCAACCCCGGGCACGTGCGGTCGTGGGAGACCAAGGACAGCCAGCTGACGATGGTGGCGGACGACCTGAAGCCGCGGGCGGTGCTGACGTGCCCGGAGAAGAAGATGATCCAGCAGGTGGTGTTCGCCAGCTACGGGAACCCGCTGGGGATCTGCGGCAACTACACGTTTGGCAACTGCCACACGCCCAAGGCCAAGGAGATTGTGGAGAAGGCGTGCGTGGGGAAGAGGAGCTGCGTGCTGGCCGTGTCGCACGAGGTGTACGGCGGGGACCTCAACTGCCCGGGCACCACGGCCACGCTGGCCGTGCAGGCAAAGTGCTCCAAGAGGCAGAGGACCGCCGAGCAATAA